A stretch of Xenopus laevis strain J_2021 chromosome 8S, Xenopus_laevis_v10.1, whole genome shotgun sequence DNA encodes these proteins:
- the qrfp.S gene encoding orexigenic neuropeptide QRFP: MRGSYGISVLVLLSLGYTFALQDSREQTDPWERISLLRMPPDGEENSAGSLWYYLAPRQRKSTDPASLFTVAKELQGFGKERAGFRFRFGRQEEGNEFEDFEQQEEEKRGGTALGSLAEELNGYNRKKGGFSFRFGRR, from the coding sequence ATGAGAGGGAGCTACGGAATCTCAGTTCTGGTTCTCCTAAGCCTGGGATATACCTTTGCCCTGCAGGACAGCAGAGAGCAAACCGACCCTTGGGAGAGAATTAGCCTTCTAAGGATGCCGCCTGATGGGGAGGAGAACAGCGCAGGGTCCCTGTGGTACTATTTAGCACCCAGGCAGAGGAAGTCTACAGACCCAGCGTCTCTGTTCACCGTGGCCAAAGAACTGCAGGGATTTGGGAAGGAGAGGGCTGGCTTCAGATTCCGGTTTGGGAGGCAAGAGGAAGGGAATGAGTTTGAAGACTTTGAGCAGCAGGAAGAGGAGAAGCGAGGAGGCACTGCATTGGGGTCACTGGCTGAGGAGCTTAATGGATACAACAGGAAAAAAGGAGGGTTCAGTTTCCGATTCGGAAGACGATAA